The Nerophis lumbriciformis linkage group LG24, RoL_Nlum_v2.1, whole genome shotgun sequence genome includes a region encoding these proteins:
- the LOC133620642 gene encoding uncharacterized protein produces MAQTAEAVSAILSTNRNCTIEITNVSSNYCLINPKVFMSSGFCHHPPQPTIRSTHTEVCSFIKDDHTATGAVGLLTYDLFHMQSRVSSQRIAVMFSVPYDHNLYKNRLALGVLEQSHNCDKKLYDQMYEGKDLSHFSRADATGSGLVFSANYVDVRGTMSTVGKAIVKVEIYDQMTR; encoded by the exons ATGGCGCAGACAGCCGAGGCCGTGTCAGCCATTCTGTCCACCAACAGGAATTGCACCATCGAGATAACCAACGTGAGCAGCAACTACTGCCTGATCAACCCCAA GGTTTTCATGTCCAGCGGCTTCTGCCACCACCCGCCGCAGCCAACCATCCGCAGCACCCACACCGAGGTGTGCTCCTTCATCAAAGACGACCACACGGCCACCGGCGCCGTGGGCCTGCTGACCTACGACCTCTTCCACATGCAGAGCCGGGTGAGCTCGCAGCGCATCGCCGTCATGTTCTCGGTGCCCTACGACCACAACCTGTACAAGAACCGCCTGGCGCTGGGCGTGCTGGAACAGTCGCACAACTGCGACAAGAAGCTCTACGATCAGATGTACGAGGGCAAGGACCTCAGCCACTTCAGCCGGGCCGACGCCACCGGCagcgggctggtgttcagcgccAACTACGTGGACGTGAGGGGCACCATGTCCACCGTGGGCAAGGCGATCGTTAAGGTGGAGATTTACGACCAAATGACTCGTTAG